From a region of the Triticum aestivum cultivar Chinese Spring chromosome 7D, IWGSC CS RefSeq v2.1, whole genome shotgun sequence genome:
- the LOC123169616 gene encoding uncharacterized protein (The sequence of the model RefSeq protein was modified relative to this genomic sequence to represent the inferred CDS: added 12 bases not found in genome assembly), with protein sequence MSPSSSAAKVVAFVGADGLSAALAASFTRSGAIVRFYIDPKADGSAATALAEQGGGVRCASPAEATRDSALVVVLSDADGVDELFFGAQGIVKGLCKEAIVLIRSTLVPSHLEKLGQKLADEKKGIFLLDAYIFSGLSDELKQNIVVVASGRKDVAERAGQFFSGLDKTIYFVEGEFGCSSKIRLVNDLLESIHFVASTEAMFIGVRAGIHPSIIYDIISNAAGSSRIFVEVVPKILSEDPLLIDFLKSLKKHASYVMDTAKAATFPLPLLAVAYQQLIHGSSGVIRDESASPLKVWEQLFGVNIVDAASQQIYDASKLADQLVMASKAAKRIGFIGLGAMGFGMASHLLKSGFSITAYDVYKPTLARFAALGGLTKDSPEEVSRDAEILIIMVANEVQAESVLYGNAGAVSGLPAGTSIILSSTVSPGFVTQLKGRLEAECREIKLVDAPVSGGVKRAADGTLTVIVSGTDEALHCTGRVLSALSEKLYLIKGGCGAASSVKMVNQLLAGVHIASAAEAMAFGARLNLRTRRVFEIIQHARGYSWMFGNRVPHMLDNDYTPLSAVDIFVKDLGIVSRESSNLRIPLHVSSVAHQLFVSGSASGWGRYDDSAVVKVYETLSGVKVEGRPPMLNKEDVLRSLPVEWPEVPMDDLVSSASHDSKKVLVVLDDDPTGTQTVHDIEVLTEWPVEALTEQFLKLPTCFFILTNSRSMIANKAALLVKDICRNLEAAAKTVPGISYTVVLRGDSTLRGHFPEEADAVVSVLGDMDAWIICPFFLQGGRYTIDDIHYVADSERLIPAGETEFAKDAAFGYTSSNLKQWVEEKTKGRILENQVSTISISLLRKEGPDAVCQLLCSLEKGSVCIVNAASERDMNVFAAGMIQAELQGKRFLCRTAASFVSARIGIKPKPPIRPNDLGLKRNLAGGLIVVGSYVPKTTKQVDKLRSQCAQSLRVIEVSVEMISLKSTEERDQEISRIVELGNAYIQSGRDTLVVTSRQLITGKTPEESLEINYKVSSALVEIVRRIDSRPRYILAKGGITSSDLATKALEARRAKVMGQALAGVPLWQLGPESRHPGVPYIVFPGNVGDNSALAEVVQNWACPSRSSTKELLLNAEKSGYAVGAFNVYNLEGIEAVIAAAEAEESPAILQVHPSSLKQGGVPLVACCIAAAERANVPITVHYDHGADKHDLLGALEMGFDSVMVDGSHLTLEENILYTKNISSLAHAEGMLVEAELGRLSGTEDGLTVEEYEARFTDIAQAEQFIDETGIDALAVCIGNVHGKYPPSGPNLRLDLLKELRALTMKKGVSLVLHGASGLPHELVKECIDLGVRKFNVNTEVRNSYLQSLKKPEKDLVQVMASAKEAMKAVVAEKMRLFGSAGKA encoded by the exons ATGTCGCCGTCGTCCTCGGCGGCGAAGGTCGTCGCCTTCGTCGGCGCCGACGGGCTGAGCGCCGCGCTCGCCGCTTCTTTCACCCGCTCCGGCGCGATCGTCCGCTTCTACATCGACCCCAAG GCGGATGGATCGGCGGCGACGGCGCTCGCGGAGCAGGGCGGCGGCGTCCGATGCGCCAGCCCCGCCGAAGCCACGCGAG ATTCTGCGCTGGTCGTTGTGCTCAGTGACGCCGATGGTGTAGATGAGTTGTTCTTTGGAGCTCAGGGTATAGTGAAAG GATTGTGCAAAGAGGCCATTGTATTAATTCGATCGACGTTGGTGCCTAGTCATCTTGAGAAGTTGGGCCAGAAGCTTGCAG ATGAGAAGAAGGGTATCTTCCTTCTTGATGCTTACATTTTTAGTGGTTTATCTGATGAACTGAAACAAAATATTGTC GTTGTTGCATCTGGGAGAAAGGATGTAGCAGAAAGAGCTGGACAGTTCTTCTCCG GTCTTGACAAAACCATTTACTTTGTCGAAGGTGAATTTGGCTGCAGCAG CAAAATTAGGTTGGTTAATGATTTGCTGGAGAGCATTCATTTTGTTGCTTCTACTGAAGCAATGTTTATTGGTGTTCGAGCTGGGATTCATCCATCAATTATCTACGACATAATATCAAATGCTGCAGGAAGCTCAAG GATTTTTGTGGAGGTGGTCCCGAAAATTTTGAGTGAAGATCCATTGCTTATTGATTTTCTGAAGTCACTAAAGAAACATGCA AGCTACGTGATGGATACGGCTAAAGCAGCAACGTTCCCTCTGCCACTTCTAGCTGTTGCCTATCAACAATTAATACATG GTTCTTCAGGAGTAATTAGAGATGAATCCGCTTCGCCGTTGAAG GTTTGGGAACAACTATTTGGAGTAAACATCGTAGATGCTGCCAGTCAACAAATCTATGACGCAAGCAAATTAGCTGACCAGCTTGTTATGGCCTCGAAAGCAGCAAAGAGGATCGGCTTTATTGGTCTTGGAGCTATGGGCTTTGGAATGGCATCTCATTTGTTAAAATCAGGGTTCTCCATAACTGCTTATGAT GTCTACAAGCCAACACTGGCCAGGTTTGCTGCTTTAGGTGGATTGACTAAAGATTCTCCTGAGGAAGTATCAAGAG ATGCGGAAATCCTTATCATCAtggttgcaaatgaagttcaagcTGAAAGTGTCCTATATGGAAATGCTG GTTTGCCAGCAGGAACATCCATCATTCTGTCATCTACAGTTTCTCCTGGCTTTGTGACTCAACTCAAAGGAAGATTGGAAG CTGAATGCCGAGAGATAAAGTTGGTTGATGCTCCGGTATCTGGTGGTGTCAAGAGAGCAGCGGACGGGACACTAACT GTAATTGTTTCGGGAACAGATGAAGCTCTGCATTGTACGGGTAGAGTTTTGTCAG CACTAAGTGAGAAACTATATCTCATCAAAGGAGGATGCGGAGCTGCGAG TTCTGTTAAAATGGTGAACCAACTTCTTGCTGGGGTCCATATAGCCTCAGCAGCTGAAGCAATGGCGTTTGGTGCTCGATTAAATTTGCGAACAAGAAGAGTTTTCGAAATTATTCAACATGCAAGAGGTTACTCGTG GATGTTTGGAAACCGTGTGCCACACATGCTTGATAATGATTATACACCTTTATCTGCGGTGGACATATTCGTCAAGGATCTT GGTATAGTATCTCGTGAAAGCTCCAACTTGAGGATCCCATTGCATGTCTCTAGTGTTGCTCATCAGCTGTTTGTTTCAG GCTCTGCTTCTGGATGGGGTCGATATGATGATAGTGCTGTTGTAAAG GTATATGAGACATTATCTGGAGTAAAAGTAGAAGGAAGACCACCCATGCTTAATAAAGAAGATGTTCTGCGTTCTCTTCCTGTTGAGTGGCCAGAAGTTCCAATGGATGATCTTGTTTCCTCTGCATCTCATGATAGCAAAAAGGTTCTTGTAGTTTTAGATGATGATCCAACTGGAACTCAAACAGTTCACGATATAGAGGTCTTAACTGAATG GCCAGTTGAAGCCCTCACAGAGCAGTTTCTGAAACTACCAACCTGCTTTTTTATTTTGACAAACTCCCGTTCAATGATTGCTAATAAG GCCGCACTGTTAGTAAAAGATATCTGCAGAAATCTTGAAGCTGCAGCAAAGACTGTCCCTGGTATTAGTTATACAGTGGTCTTGCGAGGTGATTCCACTCTACGTGGCCATTTCCCAGAG GAAGCTGATGCAGTTGTTTCAGTATTAGGTGACATGGATGCTTGGATAATATGCCCATTCTTCCTTCAAGGTGGGCGGTACACTATTGATGATATTCATTATGTTGCAGACTCTGAAAG ATTGATTCCTGCTGGTGAGACTGAGTTTGCCAAGGATGCAGCTTTTGGCTATACATCTTCCAATCTCAAACAG TGGGTTGAAGAAAAGACTAAAGGAAGGATTTTGGAGAACCAAGTTTCAACAATTTCCATAAGTCTTTTACGTAAAGAAGGACCAGATGCAGTCTGTCAGCTTCTCTGCAGCTTGGAGAAG GGCTCTGTGTGTATTGTCAACGCTGCCAGTGAAAGGGACATGAATGTCTTTGCTGCTGGAATGATCCAG GCTGAATTGCAAGGAAAGCGGTTTCTGTGCCGCACAGCTGCAAGTTTTGTGAGTGCTAGAATTGGAATCAAGCCAAAGCCACCTATCCGCCCAAATGACCTTGGATTAAAAAGAAATTTAGCGGGAGGCCTCATAGTTGTTGGTTCTTATGTGCCAAAAACTACGAAGCAG GTCGACAAGCTTCGTTCACAATGCGCACAATCCCTCAGAGTGATAGAG GTATCCGTTGAGATGATCTCACTGAAATCAACTGAGGAGAGAGACCAAGAAATCAGCAGAATTGTTGAATTGGGAAATGCTTATATACAGTCCGGGAGAGACACGCTAGTCGTCACCAGCCGCCAACTCATTACCGGAAAAA CTCCTGAAGAAAGCTTAGAAATTAATTACAAAGTGAGCTCAGCACTAGTAGAGATTGTGCGAAGAATTGATAGTCGACCCCGTTACATCCTTGCAAAG GGAGGAATCACTTCATCTGATCTTGCTACAAAAGCTTTGGAAGCTCGGCGTGCCAAAGTAATGGGACAAGCTTTAGCTGGTGTGCCTTTGTGGCAGCTTGGCCCTGAGAGTAGACATCCTGGTGTCCCCTACATTGTTTTTCCTG GTAATGTTGGTGATAACAGTGCTCTTGCAGAAGTGGTCCAGAATTGGGCTTGCCCTTCTAGAAGTTCAACAAAAGAACTTCTCCTT AACGCGGAGAAGAGTGGCTATGCAGTTGGTGCTTTCAATGTATATAATCTTGAGGGAATTGAAGCTGTAATTGCAGCTGCTGAGGCTGAAGAAAGTCCTGCTATCCTGCAG GTTCATCCCAGTTCCCTGAAGCAAGGTGGAGTTCCGTTGGTAGCATGCTGCATTGCTGCAGCAGAACGAGCCAAC GTACCTATCACCGTCCATTATGATCACGGGGCTGACAAGCATGATTTGCTTGGGGCTCTTGAAATG GGATTTGATTCAGTCATGGTGGATGGTTCCCATCTAACTTTAGAAGAGAACATCTTATACACAAAGAACATATCTTCCCTGGCTCATGCTGAAGGCATGCTTGTGGAAGCTGAACTTGGGAGACTATCAGGCACTGAAGATGGCCTGACAGTTGAAGAATATGAAGCGAGATTTACTGATATTGCTCAG GCTGAGCAGTTTATTgatgaaactggtattgatgcattAGCAGTATGCATTGGGAATGTTCATGGAAAATATCCTCCCAGTGGACCAAACCTGAGACTTGATTTGCTAAAG GAACTTCGCGCATTAACTATGAAGAAAGGAGTTAGCTTGGTACTTCATGGAGCATCTGGCCTCCCCCATGAACTTGTAAAG GAATGCATAGATTTGGGGGTGAGGAAATTCAACGTGAACACGGAGGTCCGCAACAGCTACCTGCAGTCACTCAAGAAGCCAGAAAAAGACCTGGTTCAGGTCATGGCGTCCGCCAAGGAAGCAATGAAAGCTGTTGTAGCAGAGAAGATGCGCCTCTTCGGATCCGCAGGCAAAGCCTGA